In one window of Streptomyces griseus subsp. griseus DNA:
- a CDS encoding ADP-ribosylglycohydrolase family protein, with amino-acid sequence MTTATRRITKQAATGSLTGLALGDALGFPTEFDDVPAILAKCGPWRHMELPTPAIVTDDTQMTIALGRAIRTAMDSGLLTPERLVDPVRKEFVAWYHSPENNRAPGNTCLTACRLLETAPVWQQASQTRSKGCGANMRVAPVGLVPGLSDEQRAGAAQLQAALTHGHPAALAASDLTARAIHLLAQGAEPLGLIGQLRSYAYENTGRYHTRWLGDLWRYAGDTSPEAYISRGWYECQAALATLQEALRTPSPETDPCERTGDGWIAEEALATALHCFLLFPEDPLTALRRAACTRGDSDSIACLAGAFAGAHLGAGAWPQEWSERIEYRSDLLSLAALWDA; translated from the coding sequence ATGACCACAGCCACCCGAAGAATCACCAAACAGGCGGCCACCGGCTCACTCACCGGGCTCGCGCTCGGCGACGCGCTGGGCTTCCCCACCGAGTTCGACGACGTGCCCGCCATCCTCGCCAAGTGCGGCCCCTGGCGGCACATGGAGCTGCCGACCCCCGCCATCGTCACCGACGACACCCAGATGACGATCGCGCTGGGCCGGGCCATCCGCACCGCCATGGACAGCGGACTGCTCACCCCGGAGCGGCTGGTGGACCCGGTACGGAAGGAGTTCGTCGCCTGGTACCACTCGCCGGAGAACAACCGGGCCCCCGGCAACACCTGCCTCACCGCCTGCCGCCTGCTGGAGACCGCCCCCGTCTGGCAGCAGGCGAGCCAGACGCGCTCCAAGGGCTGCGGCGCCAACATGCGGGTCGCCCCCGTCGGCCTCGTCCCCGGCCTCAGCGACGAGCAGCGCGCCGGCGCCGCCCAGCTCCAGGCCGCCCTCACCCACGGCCACCCCGCCGCCCTGGCCGCCTCCGACCTGACCGCCCGCGCGATCCACCTGCTCGCCCAGGGCGCCGAACCGCTCGGCCTGATCGGCCAGTTGCGCAGCTACGCCTACGAGAACACCGGCCGCTACCACACGCGCTGGCTCGGCGACCTGTGGCGGTACGCCGGGGACACCTCGCCCGAGGCGTACATCAGCCGGGGCTGGTACGAGTGCCAGGCCGCTCTGGCCACCCTGCAGGAGGCCCTGCGCACCCCGTCCCCGGAGACCGACCCGTGCGAGCGCACCGGCGACGGCTGGATCGCCGAGGAGGCCCTCGCCACCGCCCTGCACTGCTTCCTGCTCTTCCCCGAGGACCCGCTCACCGCCCTGCGCCGCGCCGCCTGCACCCGGGGCGACTCGGACTCCATCGCCTGCCTGGCGGGCGCCTTCGCCGGGGCCCACCTGGGCGCGGGGGCCTGGCCCCAGGAGTGGTCGGAACGCATCGAGTACCGGAGCGACCTGCTCTCCCTGGCGGCGCTCTGGGACGCTTGA
- the aroH gene encoding chorismate mutase translates to MAVRAVRGAVQLERDEAGHMDERVGELLTAVLERNELVADDLISIWFTATPDLHSDFPAAAARGLGIVDVPLICAQELDIEGAMPRVVRLLAHVETYLSRAEISHVYLGATAALRKDIAQ, encoded by the coding sequence GTGGCGGTACGAGCGGTCCGAGGCGCCGTCCAGCTGGAGCGGGACGAGGCCGGACACATGGACGAGCGGGTCGGTGAACTGCTCACGGCCGTCCTGGAACGCAACGAGCTGGTCGCCGACGACCTGATCAGCATCTGGTTCACCGCCACCCCGGACCTGCACAGCGACTTCCCGGCCGCCGCCGCGCGCGGCCTCGGCATCGTCGACGTACCCCTGATCTGCGCCCAGGAGCTGGACATCGAGGGCGCCATGCCCCGCGTCGTCCGCCTCCTCGCCCATGTCGAGACCTACCTCTCGCGCGCCGAGATCAGCCACGTCTACCTCGGCGCCACCGCCGCCCTGCGCAAGGACATCGCCCAGTGA
- the pnuC gene encoding nicotinamide riboside transporter PnuC: protein MSLADILDPLQQPLVTVLDTPVSWTEVLGFGSGALCVWLVARQHIANWPIGIANNVFFILLFAQAGLYADAGLQIVFITLAAYGWWTWTHGGGPGSSVLPVRRTTRTEWTWLLAAGVVGTAGLTLLLTRATDSTVPFWDALTTSLSLTATYGQCRKRLESWWLWIAADLVYIPLYAHKGLYLTSLLYAGFLALCLVGLRSWHRDLTARNARPLEVATA, encoded by the coding sequence GTGAGCCTCGCGGACATACTCGATCCCCTGCAACAGCCCCTGGTGACCGTCCTGGACACCCCGGTCAGCTGGACCGAGGTCCTGGGATTCGGCAGCGGGGCGCTGTGCGTGTGGCTCGTGGCCCGCCAGCACATCGCCAACTGGCCGATCGGCATCGCCAACAACGTCTTCTTCATCCTGCTGTTCGCCCAGGCCGGCCTGTACGCCGACGCGGGCCTCCAGATCGTCTTCATCACCCTCGCCGCGTACGGCTGGTGGACCTGGACCCACGGGGGTGGACCAGGCTCCTCCGTCCTTCCGGTGCGCAGGACGACCCGCACCGAATGGACCTGGCTGCTCGCGGCGGGGGTGGTGGGGACCGCCGGGCTCACCCTGCTGCTCACCCGGGCCACCGACTCCACCGTCCCGTTCTGGGACGCGCTGACGACCTCGCTGTCGCTGACGGCGACGTACGGGCAGTGCAGGAAGCGGCTGGAGTCCTGGTGGCTGTGGATCGCGGCGGACCTCGTCTACATCCCGCTCTACGCGCACAAGGGGCTGTATCTGACCTCGCTGCTGTACGCCGGGTTCCTCGCGCTCTGCCTCGTCGGCCTGCGGAGCTGGCACCGCGACCTGACCGCCCGCAACGCCCGCCCGCTGGAGGTGGCCACGGCATGA
- a CDS encoding DUF1304 domain-containing protein, producing MHIAAQILVALVALIHAYFLVLEMFLWDTDRGRKAFGTTPAFSRESATLAANQGLYNGFMAAGLVWGLIAADPVAFQAQVFFLSCLIVAGVYGAATVSRKILYVQAVPSALALGAVLLAG from the coding sequence ATGCACATCGCAGCTCAGATCCTGGTCGCGCTCGTCGCGCTGATCCACGCCTACTTCCTGGTCCTGGAGATGTTCCTCTGGGACACCGACCGGGGCCGCAAGGCCTTCGGTACGACTCCCGCCTTCTCCCGGGAGAGCGCCACCCTCGCCGCCAACCAGGGCCTCTACAACGGATTCATGGCCGCCGGTCTGGTCTGGGGGCTCATCGCCGCCGACCCCGTCGCCTTCCAGGCGCAGGTCTTCTTCCTGAGCTGCCTGATCGTCGCCGGGGTCTACGGAGCCGCCACCGTGAGCCGGAAGATCCTCTACGTCCAGGCCGTGCCGTCCGCGCTCGCCCTCGGCGCCGTCCTGCTCGCCGGCTGA
- a CDS encoding DNA polymerase beta superfamily protein, with the protein MITPADEALVRDHTVYACVMGSRAFGLATEDSDTDRRGVFVAPTPLFWHLDKPPTHIEGPAPEQFSWELERFCELALRANPNVLECLHSPLVEYADDTGRELIALRGAFLSRLAHATFVRYALGQRKKLEADVRQYGAPRWKHAMHLLRLLTSGRDLLRTGELHIDAGAARGELLAVKRGEVPWPEVERRMNRLAEENDEAAAVSPLPSGPDRAAVEDFLVRVRRASV; encoded by the coding sequence ATGATCACTCCGGCCGACGAGGCCCTCGTACGCGACCACACGGTCTACGCGTGTGTCATGGGCTCCCGCGCCTTCGGTCTGGCGACGGAGGACAGCGACACCGACCGACGGGGGGTGTTCGTCGCCCCCACCCCGCTGTTCTGGCACCTGGACAAGCCCCCGACGCACATCGAGGGCCCGGCCCCCGAGCAGTTCTCCTGGGAGCTGGAGCGCTTCTGCGAGCTGGCGCTGCGGGCCAACCCGAACGTGCTGGAGTGCCTGCACTCCCCGCTGGTGGAGTACGCCGACGACACCGGCCGCGAACTGATCGCCCTGCGTGGCGCGTTCCTCTCCCGCCTGGCCCACGCCACGTTCGTCCGCTACGCGCTGGGCCAGCGGAAGAAGCTGGAGGCCGACGTACGGCAGTACGGAGCACCGCGTTGGAAGCACGCGATGCACCTGCTGCGGCTGCTGACGAGCGGCCGGGACCTGCTGCGCACCGGCGAGCTGCACATCGACGCCGGCGCGGCGCGCGGTGAGCTGTTGGCGGTGAAGCGCGGCGAGGTGCCCTGGCCGGAGGTGGAGCGCCGGATGAACCGCCTGGCCGAGGAGAACGACGAGGCGGCGGCGGTCTCACCGCTGCCGTCCGGGCCGGACCGGGCGGCGGTGGAGGACTTTCTCGTACGGGTCCGGCGGGCGTCGGTCTGA
- a CDS encoding TetR family transcriptional regulator encodes MTPAVTDGSADPRTARTRARLRAALLAACEHRPLEQVSVAQVVRGAGVGRATFYLHYDDLQALAVDACAEVVTEAVDALHAWDGAPPGPDAPPAPLAALLASVRSRAPVHRSLLREGGGGPLGELLHRELRQRSLDELTARRPAETGHDLTASAVAGIFTGVLADWVHGRVTAEPDQLAGRIWRMLLAVHATARLTQRAR; translated from the coding sequence ATGACCCCCGCGGTCACCGACGGCAGCGCCGACCCCCGCACCGCACGGACCCGCGCCAGACTCCGTGCGGCCCTGCTCGCCGCCTGCGAGCACCGGCCACTCGAACAGGTCAGCGTCGCGCAGGTGGTCCGGGGGGCCGGGGTCGGGCGTGCCACCTTCTACCTCCACTACGACGACCTGCAGGCCCTCGCGGTGGACGCCTGCGCCGAGGTCGTCACCGAGGCGGTCGACGCCCTGCACGCCTGGGACGGCGCACCGCCGGGCCCCGACGCACCCCCGGCCCCGCTCGCCGCCCTCCTCGCGTCCGTCCGCAGCCGGGCGCCCGTCCACCGCAGCCTGCTCCGCGAAGGCGGCGGCGGGCCCCTCGGCGAGCTGCTCCACCGGGAGCTGCGGCAGCGCAGCCTCGACGAGCTGACCGCCCGCCGCCCGGCGGAGACCGGCCACGACCTCACCGCGAGCGCCGTCGCCGGGATCTTCACCGGGGTGCTGGCCGACTGGGTGCACGGGCGGGTCACCGCGGAGCCCGACCAGCTCGCCGGGCGGATCTGGCGCATGCTCCTCGCGGTCCACGCCACCGCCCGTCTCACCCAGAGAGCGCGGTAA
- a CDS encoding NUDIX hydrolase, which produces MSTGVPEGYDPHAFPPFAVTVDLAVFTVRDAALHVLLVERGEDPFRGRWALPGGFVLPRESADEAARRELAEETGLGPDAVGALHLEQLRTYTDPDRDPRMRVVSVAYAALLPDLPEPRGGGDAASARWWAAGSTGPLAFDHGRILDDARDRIGAKLEYTCLATEFCPAEFTLGELQQVYETVWGVELDRPNFRRKVLNVPGFVQPVDGPPRRTGGRGKPAALYRAGGTATLHPPLLRPQPAYVPLSRPEGRTP; this is translated from the coding sequence ATGAGCACCGGCGTGCCCGAGGGGTACGACCCGCACGCCTTCCCGCCGTTCGCGGTCACCGTCGACCTCGCGGTCTTCACCGTCCGGGATGCGGCGCTCCATGTGCTGCTGGTGGAGCGCGGGGAGGACCCGTTCCGGGGGCGCTGGGCGCTGCCGGGCGGCTTCGTCCTGCCCCGCGAGTCCGCCGACGAGGCCGCCCGCCGCGAGCTGGCCGAGGAGACCGGCCTCGGCCCCGACGCCGTCGGCGCCCTCCACCTGGAGCAGCTGCGCACCTACACCGACCCGGACCGCGACCCGAGGATGCGGGTCGTCTCGGTCGCGTACGCCGCACTCCTGCCGGATCTGCCCGAACCGCGCGGCGGCGGCGACGCGGCGAGCGCGCGGTGGTGGGCGGCGGGCTCCACCGGACCGCTCGCCTTCGACCACGGCCGCATCCTGGACGACGCCCGCGACCGGATCGGCGCCAAGCTCGAATACACCTGCCTGGCCACGGAGTTCTGCCCGGCCGAGTTCACGCTCGGGGAGCTCCAGCAGGTCTACGAGACGGTGTGGGGCGTCGAGTTGGACCGCCCCAACTTCCGGCGCAAGGTCCTGAACGTGCCGGGCTTCGTCCAGCCGGTCGACGGCCCGCCGCGCCGCACGGGCGGCCGGGGCAAACCCGCCGCGCTGTACCGGGCGGGCGGCACCGCCACTCTGCACCCGCCCCTGCTGCGCCCGCAGCCCGCCTACGTACCCCTCTCGCGCCCGGAAGGACGAACGCCATGA
- a CDS encoding DNA polymerase beta superfamily protein, producing the protein MSTSLLTLASAGLPVADLRPDLAHAPGPLVFATVSGAHLYGFPSRDSDVDLRGIHVLPAEDLVGLHQPEETRSRMWERDGVEMDLVTHDLRKFVRLMLRPNGYVLEQLLSPLVVHTSGLHTELAALVPGVLTRNHAHHYRGFAGTQWRLYAKTGELKPLLYTFRALLTGVHLMRSGGIQAHLPTLLGEVDAPAYLPGLIAAKAEAEHMTATEVDGEAVARDIEGLHRVLDEAQDRSRLPETATALQDLHDLVVRARLAP; encoded by the coding sequence ATGAGTACCTCACTCCTCACCCTGGCGAGCGCCGGTCTGCCCGTCGCCGATCTGCGCCCTGACCTCGCCCACGCCCCCGGCCCGCTGGTCTTCGCCACGGTCTCCGGCGCCCACCTCTACGGCTTCCCCTCCCGGGACTCGGACGTGGACCTGCGGGGGATCCACGTCCTGCCCGCCGAGGACCTGGTGGGGCTGCACCAGCCGGAGGAGACCCGGAGCCGGATGTGGGAGCGGGACGGGGTCGAGATGGACCTCGTCACCCACGATCTGCGGAAGTTCGTCCGCCTGATGCTCCGGCCGAACGGCTATGTCCTGGAGCAGCTGCTCTCGCCACTGGTGGTGCACACGAGCGGCCTCCACACCGAACTGGCGGCCCTCGTCCCCGGCGTACTGACCCGCAACCACGCCCACCACTACCGGGGGTTCGCCGGTACGCAGTGGAGGCTGTACGCGAAGACCGGTGAGCTGAAGCCCCTCCTCTACACCTTCCGGGCGCTGCTCACCGGCGTCCACCTGATGCGGAGCGGGGGCATCCAGGCCCATCTGCCGACGCTGCTGGGGGAGGTCGACGCCCCCGCGTACCTCCCGGGCCTGATCGCGGCGAAGGCGGAGGCCGAGCACATGACGGCGACGGAGGTGGACGGGGAAGCGGTGGCCCGGGACATCGAGGGGCTGCACCGCGTCCTGGACGAGGCGCAGGACCGCTCCCGGCTGCCGGAGACCGCGACGGCGCTACAGGATCTGCACGACCTCGTCGTACGCGCGAGGCTGGCGCCCTGA
- a CDS encoding AAA family ATPase, giving the protein MKAHEHGLVLGKFYPPHAGHHHLVRTAQDHCERLTVLVCAASVESVPLADRVAWMREVHPDVTVVGAVDDTPMDVTDPAVWDAHMAVFTAAVPGRVDAVFTSEAYGEELGRRFGAASVLVDPDRALFPVSGTAVRKDPAGCWDFLQAPVRAALARRVVVLGAESTGTTTLARALTGHYRARGGVWAGTGYVAEYGREYSEHKLAALRERWPGAAWEDVTFTTDDFPVIAEAQNEREEAAARTGSPVLFCDTDSFATTVWHERYVGGRNPLVEEIADRAAHHLWLLTDHEGVAFEDDGLRDGEELRPWMTDRFRAELTRTGRRFIEITGPPETRLAAAVAAVDELLATGWDFAAPLPEKR; this is encoded by the coding sequence ATGAAGGCTCACGAACACGGCCTGGTGCTGGGCAAGTTCTACCCGCCGCACGCGGGCCACCACCACCTCGTCCGGACCGCCCAGGACCACTGCGAGCGGCTGACCGTGCTGGTCTGCGCCGCCTCCGTGGAGTCCGTGCCGCTGGCCGACCGGGTCGCCTGGATGCGGGAGGTGCACCCGGACGTCACCGTGGTCGGCGCGGTCGACGACACACCCATGGACGTGACCGACCCGGCGGTCTGGGACGCGCACATGGCCGTCTTCACCGCCGCCGTGCCCGGGCGGGTCGACGCGGTCTTCACCTCGGAGGCGTACGGGGAGGAGCTGGGCCGCCGCTTCGGCGCCGCGTCCGTCCTCGTCGACCCCGACCGGGCCCTCTTCCCGGTCTCCGGCACCGCCGTGCGCAAGGACCCGGCCGGCTGCTGGGACTTCCTCCAGGCACCCGTCCGGGCCGCCCTCGCCCGCCGGGTCGTCGTCCTCGGCGCCGAGTCCACCGGCACCACCACCCTCGCGCGGGCCCTCACCGGCCACTACCGCGCCCGCGGCGGGGTCTGGGCGGGGACGGGATACGTCGCGGAGTACGGGCGCGAGTACAGCGAGCACAAGCTCGCCGCCCTGCGCGAGCGGTGGCCCGGGGCCGCCTGGGAGGACGTCACCTTCACCACCGACGACTTCCCCGTCATCGCCGAGGCCCAGAACGAGCGCGAGGAGGCCGCCGCCCGCACCGGCTCCCCGGTCCTCTTCTGCGACACGGACTCCTTCGCCACCACCGTCTGGCACGAGCGGTACGTCGGCGGGCGCAACCCGCTCGTCGAGGAGATCGCGGACCGCGCGGCCCACCATCTGTGGCTGCTCACCGACCACGAGGGCGTCGCCTTCGAGGACGACGGGCTGCGGGACGGCGAGGAGCTGCGGCCCTGGATGACCGACCGCTTCCGCGCCGAACTCACCCGCACCGGACGCCGCTTCATCGAGATCACCGGCCCGCCCGAGACCCGTCTCGCCGCGGCCGTCGCCGCCGTGGACGAACTCCTCGCCACCGGCTGGGACTTCGCCGCCCCCCTCCCGGAGAAACGATGA
- the der gene encoding ribosome biogenesis GTPase Der — MNDQIHSGGSDHEHGELGDAEYAEFMELAAQEGFDPEEVEGALGEAGHGPLPVLAVVGRPNVGKSTLVNRIIGRREAVVQDKPGVTRDRVSYEAEWAGRRFKVVDTGGWEQDVLGLDASVAAQAEYAIETADAVVFVVDSTVGATDTDEAVVKLLRRAGKPVVLCANKVDGQSGEADATALWSLGLGEPYPVSSLHGRGTGDMLDAVLEALPDAPEQKFGTTLGGPRRIALIGRPNVGKSSLLNKVAGEDRVVVNEQAGTTRDPVDELIKLGGITWKFIDTAGIRRRVHLQEGADYYASLRTAAAVEKAEVAVILIDSSESISVQDQRIITMAVEAGRAIVVAFNKWDTLDEERRYYLEREIETELAQIAWAPRVNVSALTGRHMEKLVPAIETAIEGWETRVPTGRLNAFLGEIVASHPHPIRGGKQPRILFGTQAGTKPPRFVLFASGFLEHGYRRFVERRLREEFGFEGTPIHISVRVREKRGRNK; from the coding sequence ATGAACGACCAGATTCACTCCGGCGGCTCGGACCACGAGCACGGAGAACTTGGCGATGCCGAGTACGCGGAGTTCATGGAGCTCGCCGCGCAGGAGGGCTTCGACCCCGAAGAGGTCGAGGGCGCCCTCGGCGAGGCCGGTCACGGCCCGCTCCCCGTGCTCGCGGTCGTCGGCCGCCCCAATGTCGGCAAGTCGACCCTGGTGAACCGGATCATCGGCCGCCGTGAGGCCGTCGTGCAGGACAAGCCCGGCGTCACCCGCGACCGCGTCAGCTATGAGGCGGAGTGGGCGGGCCGCCGCTTCAAGGTCGTCGACACCGGCGGCTGGGAGCAGGACGTGCTGGGGCTGGACGCCTCCGTCGCCGCCCAGGCGGAGTACGCCATCGAGACGGCCGACGCCGTCGTCTTCGTGGTCGACTCCACCGTCGGCGCCACCGACACCGACGAGGCCGTCGTCAAGCTGCTGCGCCGGGCGGGCAAGCCCGTCGTGCTCTGCGCCAACAAGGTCGACGGCCAGAGCGGCGAGGCGGACGCCACCGCCCTGTGGTCGCTCGGCCTCGGTGAGCCCTACCCGGTCTCCTCGCTGCACGGCCGCGGCACCGGCGACATGCTGGACGCGGTCCTCGAAGCCCTGCCGGACGCCCCGGAGCAGAAGTTCGGCACCACGCTCGGCGGCCCCCGCCGCATCGCGCTGATCGGCCGCCCGAACGTGGGCAAGTCCTCCCTGCTGAACAAGGTCGCGGGCGAGGACCGGGTCGTCGTCAACGAGCAGGCGGGCACCACCCGCGACCCGGTCGACGAGCTGATCAAGCTCGGCGGCATCACCTGGAAGTTCATCGACACGGCCGGTATCCGCCGCCGCGTCCACCTCCAGGAGGGCGCGGACTACTACGCCTCGCTCCGTACGGCGGCCGCCGTGGAGAAGGCCGAGGTCGCCGTCATCCTGATCGACTCCAGCGAGTCCATCAGCGTCCAGGACCAGCGGATCATCACCATGGCCGTGGAAGCCGGGCGCGCCATCGTCGTCGCCTTCAACAAGTGGGACACCCTCGACGAGGAGCGCCGCTACTACCTGGAGCGCGAGATCGAGACGGAGCTCGCGCAGATCGCCTGGGCCCCCCGCGTCAATGTCTCGGCGCTCACCGGCCGGCACATGGAGAAGCTCGTCCCGGCCATCGAGACCGCGATCGAGGGCTGGGAGACCCGCGTCCCCACCGGCCGGCTCAACGCCTTCCTCGGCGAGATCGTCGCCTCCCACCCGCACCCGATCCGCGGCGGCAAGCAGCCGCGCATCCTGTTCGGCACCCAGGCGGGCACCAAGCCGCCGCGGTTCGTCCTCTTCGCCTCCGGCTTCCTGGAGCACGGCTACCGCCGCTTCGTGGAGCGCCGCCTGCGCGAGGAGTTCGGCTTCGAGGGCACCCCGATCCACATCTCGGTCCGCGTCCGCGAGAAGCGCGGTCGCAACAAGTAG
- the cmk gene encoding (d)CMP kinase, whose protein sequence is MSTAVETASSAVIVAIDGPSGTGKSSTSKAVAAKLGLSYLDTGAQYRAITWWMLNNGIDVTSPAEIATAAAKPVIVSGTDPTGPTITVDGEDASGPIRTQEVTSKVSAVSAVPEVRTIITELQRSIAAGAEGGIVVEGRDIGTTVLPDADLKIFLTASPEARAARRSGEVKGSDLAATREALIKRDAADSGRKTSPLAKADDAVEVDTTELTLQQVIECVVTLVEEKRTAA, encoded by the coding sequence GTGTCCACCGCCGTGGAAACCGCAAGCTCCGCAGTGATCGTCGCCATCGACGGGCCCTCCGGCACCGGCAAGTCGAGCACTTCCAAGGCCGTCGCCGCCAAGCTCGGCCTGAGCTACCTGGACACGGGCGCGCAGTACCGGGCCATCACCTGGTGGATGCTGAACAACGGCATCGATGTGACCAGCCCCGCCGAGATCGCCACCGCCGCCGCCAAGCCCGTGATCGTCTCCGGCACCGACCCGACCGGCCCGACGATCACCGTCGACGGCGAGGACGCCTCCGGTCCGATCCGCACCCAGGAAGTCACCTCCAAGGTCAGCGCCGTCAGCGCCGTCCCCGAGGTGCGCACGATCATCACCGAGCTCCAGCGCTCCATCGCCGCCGGTGCCGAGGGCGGCATCGTCGTCGAGGGCCGGGACATCGGCACCACCGTGCTGCCCGACGCCGACCTGAAGATCTTCCTCACCGCCTCCCCGGAGGCCCGCGCCGCCCGCCGCAGCGGAGAGGTCAAGGGCTCCGACCTGGCCGCCACCCGTGAGGCCCTGATCAAGCGGGACGCCGCCGACTCCGGCCGTAAGACCTCCCCCCTCGCCAAGGCGGACGACGCCGTCGAGGTGGACACCACCGAGCTGACCCTCCAGCAGGTCATCGAGTGCGTCGTCACCCTCGTCGAGGAGAAGCGGACCGCCGCGTGA
- a CDS encoding lysophospholipid acyltransferase family protein, whose translation MSDATGAPTLRGAAVGRRIGIGLMYGLWKPRVLGAWRVPAAGPVILAVNHSHNIDGPMLMGTAPRPVHFLIKKEAFVGPLDPFLHGIGQIEVDRTTVDRTAISHALGVLADGGALGIFPEGTRGEGDFASLRAGLAYFAVRGGAPIVPVAVLGSTERRGRLIRGLPPLRSRVDVVFGDAFDASAGDGRRTRKALDEATLRIQAKLTAHLESAKRLTGR comes from the coding sequence GTGAGCGACGCCACGGGGGCGCCCACCCTGCGCGGAGCGGCGGTCGGGCGGAGGATCGGCATCGGTCTGATGTACGGGCTGTGGAAGCCGCGCGTGCTCGGCGCGTGGCGCGTGCCCGCCGCCGGACCCGTCATACTCGCGGTGAACCACTCCCACAACATCGACGGACCGATGCTGATGGGGACCGCACCCCGGCCGGTGCACTTCCTGATCAAGAAGGAGGCGTTCGTCGGCCCCCTCGACCCGTTCCTGCACGGGATCGGCCAGATCGAGGTGGACCGTACGACCGTCGACCGCACCGCCATCAGCCACGCGCTCGGCGTGCTGGCGGACGGCGGGGCGCTCGGGATCTTCCCCGAGGGCACCCGGGGCGAGGGCGACTTCGCCTCGCTGCGGGCCGGACTCGCCTACTTCGCGGTACGGGGCGGGGCGCCCATCGTCCCCGTCGCCGTCCTGGGAAGCACCGAGCGGCGCGGACGGTTGATACGAGGGCTGCCCCCGCTGCGCAGCCGGGTCGACGTCGTCTTCGGTGACGCGTTCGACGCGAGCGCCGGTGACGGGCGGCGTACCCGCAAGGCGCTGGACGAGGCGACGCTGCGGATCCAGGCGAAGCTCACCGCCCACCTGGAAAGCGCCAAGCGCCTCACCGGGCGATAG
- a CDS encoding Rieske (2Fe-2S) protein, whose translation MNANARRRTVLTAGAAGAAALVTGCGSSGGESGGGDASGTPTGTASGTASEAATPGASPGGGQQLAATGDIPVGGGTVFKEQKVVVTQPEEGEFKAFSAICTHAQCLVSTVSDGTINCPCHGSKFSLTDAAVEAGPATRPLPAEQITVSGGEIRLG comes from the coding sequence ATGAACGCGAACGCACGGCGAAGGACTGTTCTGACGGCGGGCGCGGCGGGCGCCGCCGCCCTGGTGACCGGCTGCGGGTCGTCCGGCGGCGAGAGCGGCGGAGGGGACGCGAGCGGTACGCCGACGGGTACGGCGTCGGGTACGGCGTCGGAGGCGGCGACGCCGGGGGCCTCCCCCGGCGGCGGGCAGCAACTCGCCGCGACGGGCGACATCCCGGTCGGCGGCGGCACCGTCTTCAAGGAGCAGAAGGTGGTGGTGACGCAGCCGGAGGAGGGCGAGTTCAAGGCGTTCTCCGCCATCTGCACGCACGCCCAGTGCCTCGTCTCGACGGTCAGCGACGGCACCATCAACTGCCCGTGCCACGGCTCCAAGTTCTCCCTCACGGACGCGGCGGTCGAGGCCGGCCCGGCGACCCGCCCGCTGCCGGCCGAGCAGATCACCGTCTCGGGCGGGGAGATCCGGCTGGGCTGA